Sequence from the Microbacterium sp. AZCO genome:
ACAGTTCAACCAGCCCAAGGCCGGCGAGCAGGTGCCGCCGTGGGTCGCGTGGATCCAGCTCTACCTCGTGCGCGGCGACCACCCGCTGTACATGATCCTGTACTTCCTCCTCATCGTCGGCTTCACGTACTTCTACGTCGCGATCACGTTCAACCCCGTCGAGGTCGCCGACAACATGAAGAAGTACGGCGGGTTCATCCCCGGCATCCGTGCGGGCCGTCCGACGGCGGAGTACCTCGACTACGTGCTCACGCGCATCACGCTGCCGGGTTCGATCTACCTCGGACTCATCGCGCTCCTGCCGCTCGTCGCCCTCGCGACGGTCGGCGCCAGCCAGAACTTCCCGTTCGGCGGCACGTCGATCCTCATCATGGTCGGCGTCGGACTCGAGACCGTGAAGCAGATCGACGCACAGCTTCAGCAGCGACACTACGAAGGGCTTCTGCGATGACCGTACGTCCCGTCCGCCTCCTGATCGTCGGTCCCCAGGGTTCCGGAAAGGGCACCCAGGGAGTCCGCATCGCGGAGACGTTCGGCATCCCGGTCGTCTCGACCGGTGACGTGTTCCGGGCCAACGTGGCCGAGGGCACCGAGCTCGGTGTCCAGGTCAAGAGCATCATCGACGCGGGTCAGCTCGTCCCCGACGAGCTGACCAGTGCGGTCGTCCGCGACCGGCTGTCGCAGCCCGACGCGGAGGACGGCTTCCTCCTCGACGGCTACCCTCGCAACCTCGCCCAGGTCATGCACCTCGACGAGTTCCTCGAGGGTCGCGACGAGGCGCTCGACGCCGTCATCGTGCTGTCGGTGCCGCGCGAGGAGAGCATCGCCCGCATCGCGAAGCGCGCCCACGAGCAGGGCCGGTCGGACGACACCGACGAGGTGATCGCGGCTCGGCTGTCGATCTACGAGACCGAGACGGCGCCGATCCTCGGCGTCTACGGCACGCGCGGCATCGTCGACGAGGTCGACGGCGTCGGCTCGCTGGACGAGATCACGGCGCGCATCATCGCCGCTCTCGAGGCGCGCGGACTCGCCCGTCCGGCCGCCGCCTGACGTGGTCGCACTGCGCCGCTCGATCTACAAGTCGCCCGCCCAGCTGCGGTCGATGGTCGAACCGGGACTCATCACGGCAGCGGCCCTCGACGCCGTCCGGGCGCTGATCGCCCCCGGCGTGACGACGGAGGAACTGGATGCCGCGGCATCCCGTGTCATCACCGGCCGGGGCGCGCGCTCGAACTTCCAGCTCGTCCGCGGCTACCGCCACACCATCTGCGCCTCGGTCAACGAGCAGGTCGTGCACGGCATCCCGTCCGCCCGCGCCCTCGAGCCGGGCGACATCGTCTCGATCGACGCGGGTGCGGAGTACAAGGGCTGGAACGGGGACTCGGCCTTCACGGTCGTCGTCCCCGACCCGTCGCGTCCTGACCTCGTCGCCGAGCGCGAAGAGCTCTCGCGCGTGACCGAGGGCTCGCTCTGGGCCGGCATCGCCGCGCTCGCGTCGGCACGCCACCTCGCCGAGATCGGGGCGGCGATCCAGGCGCACATCGACGCGTCCGGGCACGGGTACGGCATCCTGCGCGACTACGTCGGGCACGGCATCGGCCGCAAGATGCACGAGTCGCCGTCCGTCTTCAACTACCGCGTGTCCGACCCGGGTCCCGAG
This genomic interval carries:
- a CDS encoding adenylate kinase, encoding MTVRPVRLLIVGPQGSGKGTQGVRIAETFGIPVVSTGDVFRANVAEGTELGVQVKSIIDAGQLVPDELTSAVVRDRLSQPDAEDGFLLDGYPRNLAQVMHLDEFLEGRDEALDAVIVLSVPREESIARIAKRAHEQGRSDDTDEVIAARLSIYETETAPILGVYGTRGIVDEVDGVGSLDEITARIIAALEARGLARPAAA
- the map gene encoding type I methionyl aminopeptidase, whose product is MVALRRSIYKSPAQLRSMVEPGLITAAALDAVRALIAPGVTTEELDAAASRVITGRGARSNFQLVRGYRHTICASVNEQVVHGIPSARALEPGDIVSIDAGAEYKGWNGDSAFTVVVPDPSRPDLVAEREELSRVTEGSLWAGIAALASARHLAEIGAAIQAHIDASGHGYGILRDYVGHGIGRKMHESPSVFNYRVSDPGPEIRPGLAVAIEPMVVIGDQATTVEEDGWTVSTVDGTAGSHWEHSVAVHDGGIWVLTAPDGGKAGLASFGVTPVPVA